Sequence from the Amycolatopsis sp. NBC_00345 genome:
GGCACGTCCGGCGTCTCCATCGCGACGCTGGAGGACATGAAGGTCCTCTACGACGGCTTCGACCTCACCGCGCCGAACACCTCGGTTTCGATGACGATCAACGGCCCCGCGCCGACGATCCTCGCGTTCTTCCTGAACACGGCGATCGACCAGCGCGTCGAGGCGTTCAAGGCGGAGCACGGGCGCGACCCGTCCGCGGCCGAGCACGCCGAGCTGGCCGAGTGGGCGCTGAAGAACGTGCGCGGCACCGTGCAGGCCGACATCCTCAAGGAGGACCAGGGGCAGAACACCTGCATCTTCTCCACGGAGTTCAGCCTGCGGATGATGGCCGACATCCAGGAGTGGTTCATCGAGCACGCGGTGCGCAACTTCTACTCGGTGTCGATCTCCGGTTACCACATCGCGGAGGCCGGGGCGAACCCGATCTCGCAGCTGGCGTTCACGCTGTCCAACGGCTTCACCTACGTGGAGTCCTACCTCGCGCGCGGCATGAGCATCGACGACTTCGCGCCGAACCTGTCGTTCTTCTTCTCCAACGGCATGGACGCCGAGTACTCGGTGCTCGGCCGGGTGGCGCGGCGGATCTGGGCCGTGGCCATGCGCGAGCGCTACGGCGCGAACGAACGCTCGCAGAAGCTCAAGTACCACGTGCAGACCTCGGGCCGCTCGCTGCACGCGCAGGAGATGAGCTTCAACGACATCCGCACCACGCTGCAGGCGCTCTGTGCGCTCTACGACAACGCGAACTCCTTGCACACCAACGCCTTCGACGAGGCGGTCACCACACCCAGCGAATCGTCGGTGCGCCGCGCGATGGCCATCCAGATGATCATCAACAAGGAGTGGGGCCTGTCGAAGAACGAGAACCCGCTGCAGGGCTCGTTCATCATCGACGAGCTGACCGAGCTGGTCGAGGAGGCCGTGCTGCTGGAGTTCGACCGGATCTCCGAGCGCGGCGGCGTGCTCGGCGCGATGGAGACCGGCTACCAGCGCGGCCGGATCCAGGACGAGTCGATCCTCTACGAGCGCAAGAAGCACGACGGATCGCTGCCGATCGTCGGCGTGAACACCTTCCGCAACCCGCACGAGGGCGAGGAGGACGTCGAGGTCGAGCTGGCGCGGGCGACCGAGGACGAGAAGAAGTCCCAGCTCGACCGGCTGGCCGACTTCCAGCACCGCCACCAGGTGGAGGCCCAGGACGCGCTCAAGGCGCTTCGCGAGGCCGCCACCCGCGGCGGCAATCTGTTCGGTGTGCTGATGGACGCCGCCCGGGTCTGCTCGCTCGGTCAGATCACCGACGCGTTCTTCGAGGTCGGCGGCCAGTACCGGCGCAACGTCTGAGGCGGCGGCCGGGTTACGCGCGTTCGGCGGCCAGCTGCCAGATGGGCGCGCGGACCCGGCCGTTCTCGTCCACTCCCAGCTCGTCGAGTGTGGCGATGTCGAAGTGCGTGCCCGGCGAGAGCGCTTCGACGGAGGCCTTCATCTCCTCCGGCGTCGTGGCCGTGGTGTAGAGCGCCGGCGCCAAGCTGGTGATCTTCCAGCCCTGGCCGACCGTTTCCCGCAGGTTCTGCTCGCTGATCTGGAACGGCGCGGGAAAGCCCTCGGGCAGCGCGTCGGAGAAACAGAGGATGTGCAAGCGGGCGCCGGGACGCGTGGCCCGGACGAGCGCGGCGACGTAACTGTGCCGCTGCTCTTCGTTCAGGCAGTGGTAAAGCGCGCTGTCGAGGACCGTGTCGAAGCGGTTCTCGAGCCCGTCCAGCCGGGTGGCGTCGGCGACCTGGAAGCTGACCTCCAGCCCCTTCGCGGCCGCGCGCTCCTGGGCCTGGCGCACGGCCGTCGGGGCGCCGTCGACGCCCGTCACCCGGTATCCGCGGGAGGCGAGGAACGCGGCGTTCTCGCCGAGCCCGCTGCCCACGTCGAGCACCTCGCCGCGGAAGCCGCCGGATTCCTCCAGCGCGACCAGAACCGGCTGCGGTGCACCGATGTCCCACGGCATCGAGCTGCCCATCGGACTCCGTCCCTGGTACAGCTGCTCGAAGTCGAGGTCCGGCAGGCTCATCTGGGGCTCCTTTTCAACGGTGAATGATTTCTACTCTGCGACCGATCCGGTGAGGTGTCAACCATGGCGGGAATACCCCGGCCGCACGAGGGGTAGAACGAGTCATGGACTTCGGGATCTCCACGTTCGTGACCGACGACGGCATCCGGCCCGATGTGCTGGGCGAGGCACTGGAGGAGCGCGGCTTCGGCTCGCTCTTCCTGGCCGAGCACTCGCACATCCCGGCGAGCCGGGAGACCCCGTACCCCGGCGGCGGTGAGCTCCCGCGGGTGTACTACCGGACGCTTGACCCGTTCGTGGCGCTGACCGCGGCCGCGGCGCGCACGTCCGACCTGGTGCTCGGCACCGGGATCGCCCTGCTGATCCAGCGCGACGTGATCCACACCGCGAAGGAGGTCGCCTCGCTCGACCTGGTCTCGCGCGGGCGGGTCGCGTTCGGCGTCGGCGTGGGGTGGAACCGCGAGGAGATGGCCAACCACGGCACCGACCCGGCCACCCGCGGCGCGCTGATGGACGAGCAGATCGAGGCGCTCAAGGCCATCTGGACCAGCGAGCAGGCCGAATACCACGGCAAGCACGTCGACTTCGACCCGATCTCCGCCTGGCCCAAGCCCGTGCAGCAGCCGCACCCGCCGGTCTACATCGGCGGCGAGAGCCCGGCCGCGCTGCGCCGGCTCGCCAAGCACGGCAACGGCTGGCTGCCGCGCTCGTCCACCCCCATCGACGAGATCCGGCGGGTCCGCGACTGGCTCGCCGAACAGGGCCGCACCGACGTGCCGTTCACCGTGTTCGGCGGTGCCGCGGAC
This genomic interval carries:
- a CDS encoding class I SAM-dependent methyltransferase, whose product is MSLPDLDFEQLYQGRSPMGSSMPWDIGAPQPVLVALEESGGFRGEVLDVGSGLGENAAFLASRGYRVTGVDGAPTAVRQAQERAAAKGLEVSFQVADATRLDGLENRFDTVLDSALYHCLNEEQRHSYVAALVRATRPGARLHILCFSDALPEGFPAPFQISEQNLRETVGQGWKITSLAPALYTTATTPEEMKASVEALSPGTHFDIATLDELGVDENGRVRAPIWQLAAERA
- a CDS encoding LLM class F420-dependent oxidoreductase, which codes for MDFGISTFVTDDGIRPDVLGEALEERGFGSLFLAEHSHIPASRETPYPGGGELPRVYYRTLDPFVALTAAAARTSDLVLGTGIALLIQRDVIHTAKEVASLDLVSRGRVAFGVGVGWNREEMANHGTDPATRGALMDEQIEALKAIWTSEQAEYHGKHVDFDPISAWPKPVQQPHPPVYIGGESPAALRRLAKHGNGWLPRSSTPIDEIRRVRDWLAEQGRTDVPFTVFGGAADGDVIKRFADADVERYTFMLPTLPEAETLAALDDLARLAAGYR